The Rhododendron vialii isolate Sample 1 chromosome 8a, ASM3025357v1 genome has a window encoding:
- the LOC131336067 gene encoding putative pentatricopeptide repeat-containing protein At1g16830 → MIWRLSWKSLHSASRRTMKTPSFASIDYNLSSPIGCAIINKLQTFCTATHSQQIHYSYRTTILTPQLVQSTLHNCPSDLIALSFFFWCARQPDYFHNRAAFDHMADVVNRLLQRLPTVNRIINQLEGIGCVTKPQTFLLLLRIFWHGGMYNLAFEAFEGMISYGYTPNTYARNIFMDVLFKVGRSDVALQLLKETEDLNFLTFSIAICNLCKLNDLINIRDVLRKMLRKGYYLNAGNCSMVMNCFCKVGRLAEALQLLALMICQGNTISVTVWSILIDGFCKSGELVMAGYLLEKMVEFGCSPNVVTCTSLIKGFLELKMPNNALRILSTMESKGCPADLVLCNVLIDCLSKTGRYDDALDVFFSFPKRELVPDSYTLCSVMSAVCKSRQFDLLPILIDGIAIQTDLVVCNYLLSYFCRAGHPAGAVELYNDMIDRGFEPDGYSYAGLLSGLCGTGRIGDALNVYRAIVSNQYCLDPHIHTIILDGLIRSGKFLGAIRLFREAVAEKYPLDVFSYTVAIHGLIRGGRIGEVCSLYSQMKDVGVTPNAYTYKIMLSGFCREKDINMVRQILQEMTDSGIKLDYKAFYQVKNLLLKSWRSCSALYLFVEMCNSELVLDKAMGALLLKGLALRVNVSGNLGDNKEVDTSGSDEISDVAASVG, encoded by the coding sequence ATGATATGGAGATTGAGTTGGAAATCATTACACTCCGCTTCTCGTCGAACCATGAAAACACCGTCTTTCGCGTCAATTGACTACAACCTTTCATCACCAATTGGATGTGCTATTATTAACAAGCTTCAAACTTTCTGTACCGCAACACACTCTCAACAAATCCATTATAGTTACAGAACAACCATACTCACACCTCAATTAGTTCAATCCACTCTTCACAACTGCCCTTCTGACTTGATTGCTCTCAGCTTCTTCTTCTGGTGTGCTCGCCAACCTGATTATTTCCACAATCGAGCTGCGTTCGATCACATGGCTGATGTAGTCAATCGGCTCCTCCAACGATTGCCTACAGTGAATCGTATTATTAATCAATTAGAGGGAATTGGATGTGTCACAAAGCCACAAACTTTCTTGCTTTTGCTGAGAATTTTTTGGCACGGAGGAATGTATAATTTGGCCTTTGAGGCTTTTGAGGGGATGATAAGTTATGGTTACACCCCAAATACTTATGCACGTAATATTTTTATGGATGTGTTGTTCAAGGTTGGACGCTCTGATGTCGCCCTTCAATTGCTGAAGGAGACTGAGGACCTGAATTTCTTGACATTTAGCATTGCGATTTGTAACTTATGCAAGCTCAATGATTTGATAAATATCAGGGATGTGCTCAGGAAAATGTTGAGGAAGGGGTATTATCTCAATGCAGGTAACTGTTCAATGGTGATGAACTGTTTTTGCAAAGTGGGTAGGTTGGCAGAGGCATTGCAACTGTTGGCTCTGATGATTTGTCAGGGTAATACTATCTCTGTGACTGTTTGGAGTATTCTGATTGATGGGTTTTGCAAATCTGGTGAACTTGTTATGGCGGGTTATTTACTTGAGAAAATGGTTGAGTTTGGGTGTTCACCAAATGTGGTAACGTGCACCTCTTTAATCAAAGGttttttggaattgaaaatgccaaacaacgcattacGAATCCTTAGTACCATGGAATCGAAGGGATGTCCTGCTGACTTGGTTCTTTGTAACGTGTTAATAGATTGTCTATCTAAGACCGGGAGGTACGATGATGCACTTGATGTGTTCTTTAGTTTTCCAAAACGAGAACTTGTGCCTGACTCTTATACACTTTGTTCTGTAATGTCAGCCGTTTGTAAGTCCAGACAATTTGACCTTCTACCCATACTGATCGATGGAATTGCCATACAAACTGACCTTGTGGTCTGTAACTACCTTCTGAGTTATTTTTGCAGAGCTGGTCATCCAGCTGGTGCTGTTGAGCTTTATAATGACATGATAGATAGGGGTTTTGAACCTGATGGATACAGTTACGCTGGATTACTAAGCGGACTATGTGGAACGGGAAGGATTGGTGATGCACTCAATGTGTACCGTGCAATTGTCAGCAACCAGTATTGTCTTGACCCTCACATTCATACCATTATCCTAGATGGGCTGATAAGATCTGGTAAGTTTCTCGGAGCTATCAGGTTGTTCAGGGAAGCTGTTGCAGAGAAATACCCTCTTGATGTTTTTTCATATACAGTTGCAATTCATGGACTTATCAGAGGTGGTAGAATTGGAGAGGTTTGTAGTTTGTACAGCCAAATGAAGGATGTGGGTGTAACTCCAAATGCATATACATACAAAATAATGCTCTCTGGTTTCTGTAGGGAAAAAGACATAAATATGGTTCGACAAATCCTACAAGAAATGACTGACTCAGGTATTAAACTGGACTATAAAGCATTTTATCAGGTAAAGAATCTCCTCCTGAAATCTTGGCGCTCTTGTTCGGCGCTCTATTTATTTGTTGAGATGTGCAATTCAGAGTTGGTGCTTGATAAGGCTATGGGGGCGCTCTTACTTAAAGGACTTGCTCTTCGTGTGAATGTAAGTGGTAATTTGGGTGATAATAAAGAAGTTGACACATCTGGCTCCGATGAGATTTCTGATGTAGCTGCTTCAGTGGGTTGA
- the LOC131336070 gene encoding LOW QUALITY PROTEIN: uncharacterized protein LOC131336070 (The sequence of the model RefSeq protein was modified relative to this genomic sequence to represent the inferred CDS: deleted 2 bases in 1 codon), producing MSAYENVLSGKLKLKGKALDVKAGGLKKKKKIRKNYDQISQVSEHALRQLGGNTGTSMGLDKDDISDTNKSVGEGNAAAAYYEHLTPAERRYMEQKERIDVHRLARIANKSHRDHIQDFNQYLANMSEHYNIPKVDPG from the exons ATGTCTGCGTATGAGAATGTTCTCTCTGGGAAGCTGAAGCTGAAAGGAAAGGCCCTAGATGTCAAGGCTGGTggactgaaaaagaaaaagaaa ataagaaAGAACTACGATCAAATTTCTCAAGTCAGTGAACATGCGCTTCGGCAGCTAG GTGGAAATACAGGGACGTCCATGGGTCTGGACAAGGATGATATAAGTGACACCAACAAATCCGTGGGTGAAGGGAATGCTGCTGCTGCTTACTATGAGCATCTGACCCCAGCAGAGAGACGGTATATGGAACAGAAGGAGAGAATTGATGTTCATAGGCTGGCCAGGATAGCGAACAAATCGCATCGTGACCATATTCAGGATTTCAACCAATATCTCGCTAACATGAGTGAGCATTACAACATTCCTAAAGTTGATCCCGGCTAA
- the LOC131336068 gene encoding V-type proton ATPase catalytic subunit A isoform X1, with amino-acid sequence MPSVYGARLTTFEDSEKESEYGYVRKVSGPVVIADGMAGAAMYELVRVGHDNLIGEIIRLEGDSATIQVYEETAGLTVNDPVLRTHKPLSVELGPGILGNIFDGIQRPLKTIAKLSGDVYIPRGVSVPALDRDTLWDFQPKKIGEGDLLTGGDLYATVFENSLMEHRVALPPDAMGKITYIAPAGQYSLKDTVLELEFQGVKKQITMLQTWPVRSPRPVASKLAADTPLLTGQRVLDALFPSVLGGTCAIPGAFGCGKTVISQALSKYSNSDTVVYVGCGERGNEMAEVLMDFPQLTMTLPDGREESVMKRTTLVANTSNMPVAAREASIYTGITIAEYFRDMGYNVSMMADSTSRWAEALREISGRLAEMPADSGYPAYLAARLASFYERAGKVKCLGGPERNGSVTIVGAVSPPGGDFSDPVTSATLSIVQVFWGLDKKLAQRKHFPSVNWLISYSKYSTALESFYEKFDPDFIDIRTKAREVLQREDDLNEIVQLVGKDALAETDKITMETAKLLREDYLAQNAFTPYDKFCPFYKSVWMMRNIIHFYNLANQAVERGAGMDGQKITYTLIKHRLGDLFYRLVSQKFEDPAEGETALVAKFKKLYDDLTAGFRNLEDETR; translated from the exons ATGCCGTCGGTCTACGGAGCCCGATTGACTACTTTTGAAGATTCAGAGAAGGAAAGCGAGTATGGATACGTTCGAAAG GTATCGGGACCAGTCGTCATTGCAGATGGAATGGCTGGGGCTGCTATGTACGAACTGGTACGTGTTGGACATGACAACCTTATTGGGGAGATTATTAGATTGGAAGGAGATTCTGCTACAATCCAAG TTTATGAAGAAACAGCTGGATTGACGGTGAACGATCCCGTTCTAAGAACACACAAG CCTCTGTCAGTGGAGTTGGGTCCTGGAATTTTGGGAAACATATTTGATGGAATTCAG AGGCCTCTGAAGACCATCGCAAAACTATCTGGGGATGTGTATATTCCTCGTGGAGTCTCAGTTCCAGCCCTTGACAGAGACACGCTTTGGGATTTCCAACCTAAAAAAATAG GTGAGGGAGATCTTCTAACAGGAGGAGACTTATATGCC ACTGTCTTTGAGAACAGTTTAATGGAACACCGTGTTGCACTTCCTCCTGATGCTATGGGAAAGATAACCTATATTGCACCAGCTGGTCAATATTCCTTGAAG GACACTGTTTTGGAGCTTGAGTTTCAAGGGGTCAAAAAGCAAATTACCATGCTTCAG ACCTGGCCTGTACGATCTCCCAGGCCTGTTGCGTCAAAGCTTGCTGCTGATACTCCACTTCTTACCGGGCAG CGAGTGCTTGATGCTCTTTTCCCCTCGGTCCTTGGTGGGACGTGTGCCATTCCTGGTGCATTTGGCTGTGGAAAAACAGTCATTAGTCAAGCTCTTTCCAAG TATTCCAATTCCGACACTGTTGTGTATGTTGGTTGTGGGGAAAGAGGAAATGAAATGGCAGAG GTTCTAATGGATTTTCCTCAATTGACAATGACACTGCCTGACGGCCGTGAGGAATCTGTTATGAAACGTACCACACTTGTGGCAAACACTTCAAACATGCCCGTGGCTGCTCGTGAGGCTTCAATCTATACAG GAATCACTATAGCTGAATACTTCAGAGATATGGGATACAATGTTAGCATGATGGCAGATTCAACATCACGTTGGGCAGAAGCATTGCGTGAAATTTCAGGTCGACTG GCGGAGATGCCAGCAGATAGTGGATATCCTGCTTATCTGGCAGCACGTTTGGCCTCATTCTACGAACGTGCTGGCAAAGTGAAATGCCTTGGTGGGCCAGAACGTAATGGTAGTGTCACCATTGTTGGTGCTGTTTCTCCTCCCGGAGGAGATTTCTCTGATCCTGTTACATCTGCAACCCTCAGCATTGTGCAG GTTTTCTGGGGTCTGGACAAGAAACTGGCCCAGAGGAAACACTTCCCTTCTGTGAATTGGCTCATTTCGTATTCAAAGTATTCAACG GCATTAGAATCCTTCTATGAGAAATTCGATCCAGATTTTATTGACATCAGGACAAAAGCTCGTGAAGTGCTACAGAGAGAAGACGATCTTAATGAAATTGTCCAA CTGGTCGGTAAGGATGCTTTAGCTGAAACAGATAAAATTACCATGGAGACAGCAAAGCTTTTAAGGGAAGACTATCTTGCCCAGAATGCCTTCACTCC GTACGACAAATTTTGCCCTTTCTACAAGTCTGTTTGGATGATGCGCAACATTATCCATTTCTATAATTTGGCCAATCAG GCCGTGGAACGAGGAGCTGGTATGGATGGCCAGAAAATAACATACACCCTTATCAAGCATCGGCTAGGAGATCTATTCTACCGCTTGGT GTCTCAAAAATTTGAGGATCCTGCTGAAGGAGAGACAGCCCTTGTGGCAAAGTTCAAGAAACTATATGATGATCTGACAGCAGGTTTCCGTAATCTCGAAGATGAAACTCGATGA
- the LOC131336068 gene encoding V-type proton ATPase catalytic subunit A isoform X2 codes for MPSVYGARLTTFEDSEKESEYGYVRKVSGPVVIADGMAGAAMYELVRVGHDNLIGEIIRLEGDSATIQVYEETAGLTVNDPVLRTHKPLSVELGPGILGNIFDGIQRPLKTIAKLSGDVYIPRGVSVPALDRDTLWDFQPKKIGEGDLLTGGDLYATVFENSLMEHRVALPPDAMGKITYIAPAGQYSLKDTVLELEFQGVKKQITMLQTWPVRSPRPVASKLAADTPLLTGQRVLDALFPSVLGGTCAIPGAFGCGKTVISQALSKYSNSDTVVYVGCGERGNEMAEVLMDFPQLTMTLPDGREESVMKRTTLVANTSNMPVAAREASIYTGITIAEYFRDMGYNVSMMADSTSRWAEALREISGRLAEMPADSGYPAYLAARLASFYERAGKVKCLGGPERNGSVTIVGAVSPPGGDFSDPVTSATLSIVQVFWGLDKKLAQRKHFPSVNWLISYSKYSTALESFYEKFDPDFIDIRTKAREVLQREDDLNEIVQVSKI; via the exons ATGCCGTCGGTCTACGGAGCCCGATTGACTACTTTTGAAGATTCAGAGAAGGAAAGCGAGTATGGATACGTTCGAAAG GTATCGGGACCAGTCGTCATTGCAGATGGAATGGCTGGGGCTGCTATGTACGAACTGGTACGTGTTGGACATGACAACCTTATTGGGGAGATTATTAGATTGGAAGGAGATTCTGCTACAATCCAAG TTTATGAAGAAACAGCTGGATTGACGGTGAACGATCCCGTTCTAAGAACACACAAG CCTCTGTCAGTGGAGTTGGGTCCTGGAATTTTGGGAAACATATTTGATGGAATTCAG AGGCCTCTGAAGACCATCGCAAAACTATCTGGGGATGTGTATATTCCTCGTGGAGTCTCAGTTCCAGCCCTTGACAGAGACACGCTTTGGGATTTCCAACCTAAAAAAATAG GTGAGGGAGATCTTCTAACAGGAGGAGACTTATATGCC ACTGTCTTTGAGAACAGTTTAATGGAACACCGTGTTGCACTTCCTCCTGATGCTATGGGAAAGATAACCTATATTGCACCAGCTGGTCAATATTCCTTGAAG GACACTGTTTTGGAGCTTGAGTTTCAAGGGGTCAAAAAGCAAATTACCATGCTTCAG ACCTGGCCTGTACGATCTCCCAGGCCTGTTGCGTCAAAGCTTGCTGCTGATACTCCACTTCTTACCGGGCAG CGAGTGCTTGATGCTCTTTTCCCCTCGGTCCTTGGTGGGACGTGTGCCATTCCTGGTGCATTTGGCTGTGGAAAAACAGTCATTAGTCAAGCTCTTTCCAAG TATTCCAATTCCGACACTGTTGTGTATGTTGGTTGTGGGGAAAGAGGAAATGAAATGGCAGAG GTTCTAATGGATTTTCCTCAATTGACAATGACACTGCCTGACGGCCGTGAGGAATCTGTTATGAAACGTACCACACTTGTGGCAAACACTTCAAACATGCCCGTGGCTGCTCGTGAGGCTTCAATCTATACAG GAATCACTATAGCTGAATACTTCAGAGATATGGGATACAATGTTAGCATGATGGCAGATTCAACATCACGTTGGGCAGAAGCATTGCGTGAAATTTCAGGTCGACTG GCGGAGATGCCAGCAGATAGTGGATATCCTGCTTATCTGGCAGCACGTTTGGCCTCATTCTACGAACGTGCTGGCAAAGTGAAATGCCTTGGTGGGCCAGAACGTAATGGTAGTGTCACCATTGTTGGTGCTGTTTCTCCTCCCGGAGGAGATTTCTCTGATCCTGTTACATCTGCAACCCTCAGCATTGTGCAG GTTTTCTGGGGTCTGGACAAGAAACTGGCCCAGAGGAAACACTTCCCTTCTGTGAATTGGCTCATTTCGTATTCAAAGTATTCAACG GCATTAGAATCCTTCTATGAGAAATTCGATCCAGATTTTATTGACATCAGGACAAAAGCTCGTGAAGTGCTACAGAGAGAAGACGATCTTAATGAAATTGTCCAA GTCTCAAAAATTTGA